Proteins from one Rosa chinensis cultivar Old Blush chromosome 7, RchiOBHm-V2, whole genome shotgun sequence genomic window:
- the LOC112176308 gene encoding non-specific lipid-transfer protein 3, giving the protein MSHPTKIVVFLVIVLVSESAMGAPECAPILRALDPCLPYLVQNPGREDSPSKACCDGLTTLSGLPNVKDECECIKATVLLTPLDLPRFAALPSVCGTTLKIPTISGDMDCSKIKM; this is encoded by the exons ATGTCTCACCCAACCAAGATCGTAGTCTTCTTGGTGATCGTACTTGTCTCCGAGTCCGCCATGGGTGCACCCGAGTGTGCGCCAATCCTCAGGGCATTAGATCCCTGCCTTCCTTACCTGGTGCAGAACCCGGGCCGCGAGGACAGCCCATCCAAGGCTTGCTGCGACGGTCTCACAACACTCAGCGGGTTGCCGAATGTCAAGGATGAATGTGAGTGCATCAAGGCCACAGTGCTGTTGACGCCTTTAGATTTGCCTCGATTTGCTGCACTCCCCAGTGTTTGTGGCACCACCTTGAAGATTCCGACCATCTCCGGCGACATGGATTGTTCTAA GATCAAGATGTAG